The Microbacterium sp. Nx66 genome contains a region encoding:
- a CDS encoding DUF7882 family protein, protein MGKFIYEGSVKTEIEDRALTHLQLVITAKLRRGEPFPFSWREDASVGGGRTTVWIQPGSSLVFKYFGSRQPAVNRAWIEALAFTANAPTGLYLVPEPAENAEPPHGDAPSAG, encoded by the coding sequence ATGGGCAAGTTCATCTACGAAGGCAGCGTGAAGACCGAGATCGAGGATCGGGCGCTCACGCACCTGCAGCTCGTGATCACGGCCAAGCTGCGCCGCGGCGAGCCGTTCCCGTTCAGCTGGCGTGAGGACGCCAGCGTGGGCGGCGGCCGGACCACCGTCTGGATCCAGCCGGGCAGCTCGCTCGTCTTCAAGTACTTCGGCAGCCGGCAGCCCGCCGTCAACCGGGCCTGGATCGAGGCGCTCGCCTTCACCGCCAACGCTCCCACCGGGCTCTACCTGGTTCCCGAGCCCGCCGAGAACGCCGAGCCCCCGCACGGCGACGCCCCCTCCGCCGGCTGA
- a CDS encoding YidC/Oxa1 family membrane protein insertase produces the protein MDIFAFPPLAALLDAAYGALNGLSTLLEPLAGPSAAALAVVLVTLLVRALLIPVGISQARAEQTRARLAPKLRALQQRHRKNPERLQQEMMALYRAENTSPFAGMLPVLAQAPVVGLLYTLFLRPEIAGHPNELLTHDLFGAPLGTSLVSALFGGTATPATFAVFGVLLAVMVAVAEVTRRVFRPVPVEGDDSPLSSPGMLRMMSALHYLTAVFAAFVPLAAALYLTVTVVWTLVQRVILRRRYPLPQPAVVRA, from the coding sequence GTGGACATCTTCGCCTTCCCTCCCCTTGCCGCGCTCCTGGACGCCGCCTACGGCGCCCTGAACGGCCTCTCCACCCTTCTCGAACCCCTCGCCGGCCCCTCCGCCGCCGCCCTCGCCGTGGTCCTGGTGACCCTCCTCGTGCGCGCCCTCCTCATCCCTGTCGGCATCTCCCAGGCCCGAGCCGAGCAGACCAGGGCCCGCCTCGCCCCGAAACTGCGCGCGCTGCAGCAGCGCCACCGGAAGAACCCGGAGCGCCTGCAGCAGGAGATGATGGCGCTCTACCGGGCCGAGAACACCTCGCCCTTCGCAGGGATGCTGCCCGTGCTGGCGCAGGCACCCGTCGTCGGGCTGCTGTACACCCTGTTCCTGCGACCGGAGATCGCCGGACACCCGAATGAATTGCTCACCCACGACCTCTTCGGTGCCCCGCTCGGCACGAGCCTGGTGTCGGCCCTGTTCGGCGGCACAGCGACCCCGGCGACGTTCGCGGTCTTCGGCGTGCTGCTGGCCGTGATGGTCGCCGTCGCCGAGGTCACCCGGCGGGTGTTCCGGCCGGTCCCCGTCGAAGGCGACGACTCCCCGCTCAGCTCCCCCGGCATGCTGCGGATGATGTCGGCGCTGCACTACCTCACCGCGGTGTTCGCGGCCTTCGTCCCCCTGGCCGCCGCGCTCTATCTCACGGTCACGGTGGTGTGGACCCTCGTGCAGCGGGTGATCCTGCGCCGCCGCTACCCGCTGCCGCAGCCGGCCGTCGTCCGGGCGTGA
- a CDS encoding glutaminase, producing the protein MTTASALLTQAVQELAGAPREGLGEEKDSRWRGRRIVRVGEAWHLGVILLTDTHALATAEVLRAADPGRRGYTAESARARAERRALALRGGFHEGDVVHVGWSVIDVDAVDAGGSSGPLALIDGVPSVRWSQAGGFMPLEAYLRERIPLLRGDAPT; encoded by the coding sequence GTGACCACCGCCTCCGCCCTGCTGACCCAGGCCGTGCAGGAGCTCGCCGGCGCACCCCGCGAGGGCCTCGGCGAGGAGAAGGACTCGCGCTGGCGCGGGCGGCGGATCGTCCGTGTCGGCGAGGCCTGGCACCTCGGCGTCATCCTGCTCACCGACACGCATGCCCTGGCGACGGCGGAGGTGCTCCGCGCGGCGGACCCGGGGCGTCGGGGATACACCGCCGAGTCGGCGCGGGCACGGGCCGAGCGCCGGGCCCTCGCGCTCCGGGGCGGCTTCCATGAGGGGGATGTCGTGCACGTCGGCTGGAGCGTGATCGACGTCGACGCGGTGGATGCCGGAGGCTCCTCCGGTCCGCTCGCGCTCATCGACGGCGTGCCGTCGGTGCGCTGGAGCCAGGCGGGCGGGTTCATGCCGCTGGAGGCCTACCTGCGCGAGCGCATCCCGCTGCTCCGCGGCGACGCGCCGACCTGA
- a CDS encoding DUF6766 family protein yields the protein MRSRIKDHALSLFFLALFALALGGQALAGYLRNNEELLDHGQGAIGFGDFLWSSDFAVDVAENWQSEFLQFFLFIAATIWFVQKGSPESKKPGDEGPGSDADQLVGPHARPDSPRWARAGGWRAAVFGNSLLIVMGAVFVLSWFAQSLAGTVVMNEENAMHGVAAITWADYVTSSDFWDRTLQNWQSEFLAVGTMVAFAIYLRQRGSAESKPVGTPHHQSALESDWESSSLTSACESRSSSAS from the coding sequence ATGCGCTCGCGGATCAAGGACCACGCCCTCAGCCTCTTCTTCCTCGCGCTGTTCGCGCTCGCGCTCGGGGGCCAGGCGCTCGCGGGCTACCTCCGCAACAACGAGGAGCTCCTCGACCACGGGCAGGGGGCGATCGGCTTCGGGGACTTCCTCTGGTCGTCCGACTTCGCCGTCGACGTCGCCGAGAACTGGCAGTCGGAGTTCCTGCAGTTCTTCCTCTTCATCGCTGCGACGATCTGGTTCGTGCAGAAGGGGTCGCCGGAGTCGAAGAAGCCCGGTGATGAGGGGCCGGGCAGCGATGCGGATCAGCTCGTCGGCCCGCACGCCCGCCCGGATTCGCCGCGGTGGGCCCGGGCGGGCGGATGGCGAGCAGCCGTGTTCGGCAACTCGCTGCTGATCGTGATGGGGGCGGTGTTCGTGCTGTCCTGGTTCGCGCAGTCGCTCGCCGGCACGGTCGTCATGAACGAGGAGAACGCGATGCACGGCGTCGCCGCGATCACCTGGGCCGACTACGTGACCAGCTCGGACTTCTGGGACCGCACGCTGCAGAACTGGCAGTCCGAGTTCCTCGCGGTCGGGACGATGGTCGCGTTCGCGATCTACCTCCGGCAGCGGGGGTCAGCGGAGTCCAAGCCCGTCGGCACCCCGCACCATCAGTCGGCCTTGGAGTCCGATTGGGAGAGCTCGTCGTTGACGTCGGCCTGCGAGAGCCGCTCGTCGTCGGCGTCGTAG
- a CDS encoding NAD(P)H-dependent flavin oxidoreductase: MATEELLGVENPIVLGAFGGTSSVELTAAVSAAGGLGSYGLYGYDGDRIREVGAELHRATDRPFALNIWLPLGDEAVPNPQHTVFAQALEPFYEAVGVPVPARPERYMPDLDEQLDAVWEVAPAVLSVVFGVPSPAVVAEARDRGIRVVGTATTVAEAVALAEAGVDAVVASGAEAAGHRVSFLRPATESLVGTIALVPQVVDAVDVPVIAAGGIADRRGVAAAFALGASGVQVGTAFLATAESAATAAHRDAIRTTAADETVLTKAMSGRLARGARNRAVRAIEASGTIAPFPMQNWLTGRFRAAAGEQNLGELQSLWMGQAAPLARGTTAAEVFAELAAGVPGR, encoded by the coding sequence ATGGCGACAGAAGAACTTCTGGGAGTGGAGAATCCGATCGTGCTGGGGGCGTTCGGGGGGACCTCGTCGGTGGAGCTGACGGCGGCGGTGAGCGCGGCCGGCGGGCTCGGATCCTACGGTCTCTATGGCTACGACGGGGACCGGATCCGGGAGGTCGGGGCCGAGCTGCACCGCGCCACGGACCGCCCCTTCGCGCTGAACATCTGGCTGCCCCTGGGTGACGAGGCCGTGCCGAACCCGCAGCACACGGTCTTCGCGCAGGCGCTGGAGCCGTTCTACGAGGCCGTCGGGGTTCCGGTGCCGGCACGCCCCGAGCGTTACATGCCCGACCTCGACGAGCAGCTCGACGCGGTCTGGGAGGTCGCCCCCGCCGTGCTGAGCGTGGTGTTCGGGGTGCCGTCGCCCGCCGTCGTCGCCGAGGCCCGCGACCGCGGCATCCGGGTCGTCGGCACCGCCACCACGGTCGCCGAAGCGGTCGCGCTCGCCGAAGCCGGAGTCGATGCCGTCGTCGCGTCCGGAGCTGAGGCGGCCGGGCACCGCGTGTCGTTCCTGCGCCCCGCGACCGAGTCGCTCGTCGGCACCATCGCGCTCGTGCCCCAGGTCGTGGACGCGGTCGACGTGCCCGTCATCGCCGCCGGCGGGATCGCCGACCGCCGCGGGGTCGCGGCGGCCTTCGCCCTCGGTGCCTCCGGCGTGCAGGTCGGGACGGCGTTCCTCGCGACCGCCGAATCCGCCGCGACGGCAGCGCACCGCGACGCCATCCGGACCACTGCCGCCGACGAGACCGTGCTGACGAAGGCGATGAGCGGACGCCTCGCCCGCGGAGCCCGCAATCGCGCGGTGCGGGCGATCGAGGCGAGCGGCACGATCGCCCCGTTCCCGATGCAGAACTGGCTCACCGGACGCTTCCGCGCGGCGGCAGGAGAGCAGAATCTCGGCGAGCTGCAGTCGCTGTGGATGGGGCAGGCCGCCCCGCTCGCGCGCGGGACGACCGCCGCCGAGGTCTTCGCAGAGCTCGCCGCCGGGGTCCCCGGCCGTTGA
- a CDS encoding CinA family protein has product MTAPNETPDLERLGELARSRGLRVSVAESLTSGRLANTIGAGEGASGWFAGGIVAYFTEVKERVLGLTPGTDPTSAACAEQLATGARELFDADICVSTTGVGGPGPEGGHPAGTVYLGWATADDAGHRRLALTGDPDEILSASVDAAVRLLAFHAEGLHPAGPRRSGSD; this is encoded by the coding sequence ATGACCGCACCGAACGAGACCCCCGACCTCGAACGCCTCGGCGAGCTCGCCCGCAGCCGAGGCCTGCGCGTGAGCGTGGCCGAGTCGCTCACGTCCGGACGCCTCGCGAACACGATCGGCGCCGGCGAGGGGGCCTCCGGCTGGTTCGCCGGCGGCATCGTCGCGTACTTCACGGAGGTGAAGGAGCGGGTGCTGGGGCTGACCCCGGGGACCGACCCCACCTCCGCGGCCTGCGCCGAGCAGCTCGCCACGGGAGCGCGGGAGCTCTTCGACGCCGACATCTGCGTCTCCACCACCGGCGTGGGCGGGCCGGGTCCGGAGGGCGGTCACCCCGCGGGCACGGTCTACCTGGGCTGGGCGACCGCCGACGACGCGGGGCACCGGAGGCTGGCGCTGACCGGCGATCCGGACGAGATCCTGTCGGCGAGCGTCGACGCCGCGGTGCGACTGCTCGCCTTCCACGCCGAGGGGCTGCACCCCGCAGGACCGCGGCGCTCCGGCTCGGACTGA
- a CDS encoding SDR family oxidoreductase, giving the protein MTDTTRDGGLTDPRHAHHEDGFPAQSQDQPGLTEKTTPEPDHGEQSYVGHGRLEGRRALITGGDSGIGRAVAIAFAREGADVAIVHMPEEQEDAEETLALVREAGRTGVSIPGDVREEAFATDAVHRARRELGGLDVLVLNAAYQHDIDGFENLDTEKMRRVFGTNLAGLVFSARAAFPDLEPGSSIIVTSSVQSAQPSPGLIDYAMTKAAQVAFVKALAEEAGPRGVRVNAVAPGPIWTPLIPATGWGPERLETFGQDTPLGRAGQPAELAGAYVYLASAESSYVSGAVLAVTGGKPL; this is encoded by the coding sequence ATGACCGACACCACCCGCGACGGCGGCCTCACCGACCCCCGACACGCGCACCACGAGGACGGGTTCCCGGCGCAGAGCCAGGACCAGCCGGGCCTCACCGAGAAGACCACCCCGGAGCCCGACCACGGCGAGCAGTCCTACGTCGGCCACGGGCGGCTCGAGGGGCGGCGTGCCCTCATCACCGGCGGCGACTCGGGGATCGGGCGTGCCGTCGCGATCGCCTTCGCCCGCGAGGGTGCAGACGTGGCCATCGTCCACATGCCCGAGGAGCAGGAGGATGCGGAGGAGACGCTCGCGCTCGTCCGTGAGGCCGGTCGCACCGGCGTCAGCATCCCCGGCGACGTCCGCGAGGAGGCCTTCGCGACCGACGCCGTGCACCGCGCGCGCCGCGAACTCGGCGGCCTCGACGTGCTCGTCCTCAACGCGGCCTACCAGCACGACATCGACGGGTTCGAGAACCTCGACACCGAGAAGATGCGTCGAGTGTTCGGCACGAACCTCGCCGGTCTCGTCTTCTCGGCACGTGCCGCCTTCCCTGACCTCGAGCCCGGATCCAGCATCATCGTGACCTCGTCGGTGCAGTCGGCGCAGCCGTCACCGGGTCTCATCGACTACGCCATGACGAAGGCAGCACAGGTCGCGTTCGTCAAGGCGCTCGCAGAGGAGGCAGGGCCGCGCGGCGTGCGCGTCAACGCCGTCGCCCCCGGTCCGATCTGGACGCCGCTGATCCCCGCGACCGGATGGGGGCCGGAGCGCCTGGAGACGTTCGGGCAGGACACGCCGCTGGGGCGCGCCGGCCAGCCCGCGGAACTCGCCGGAGCCTACGTGTACCTCGCCTCGGCGGAGTCGTCGTACGTGTCCGGAGCAGTCCTCGCGGTGACGGGCGGCAAGCCGCTCTGA
- a CDS encoding EamA family transporter, whose amino-acid sequence MQRPATSGPLVGVALVIGSCLSLPFGAAVAAQLFPVLGPWGVTSLRVAIAALLLVVIVRPRPRAWTRSQWLAAVLFGVSLAAMNGFFYAAIDRIPLGPAVAIEFLGPLVLAAVLTRRLRDAVWVGVALLGMALLGVDGLVGAEPLDPLGVVFILIAAGFWVMYIRMSARVGALIPGSSGLAMGLVVAAVLLIPVGVPAAATVALDPQLLLLAAVTAVLSSVIPYSFELAALRRLPQRVFGVLLSLEPAFATLAGWLILGQDATPLRLLAVALVIAASVGTTLGVRRDRRGDGAAGPFTAPIPLPD is encoded by the coding sequence GTGCAGAGACCCGCGACATCCGGACCCCTCGTGGGCGTCGCCCTCGTCATCGGATCCTGCCTCTCCCTGCCGTTCGGCGCCGCCGTCGCCGCGCAGCTCTTCCCCGTCCTCGGGCCGTGGGGCGTGACATCGCTCCGCGTCGCGATCGCCGCGCTGCTGCTGGTCGTCATCGTGCGACCGCGGCCCCGCGCCTGGACCCGGTCGCAGTGGCTCGCCGCGGTGCTGTTCGGGGTGTCGCTCGCGGCGATGAACGGCTTCTTCTACGCGGCCATCGACCGCATCCCCCTGGGGCCGGCCGTGGCGATCGAGTTCCTCGGGCCGCTCGTGCTCGCCGCCGTGCTGACCCGTCGTCTCCGGGATGCGGTGTGGGTGGGCGTGGCCCTGCTCGGCATGGCGCTGCTCGGCGTGGACGGCCTCGTCGGCGCCGAGCCCCTCGACCCGCTCGGCGTGGTCTTCATCCTCATCGCGGCCGGATTCTGGGTCATGTACATCCGGATGAGCGCGCGCGTCGGCGCCCTCATCCCCGGCAGCAGTGGGCTCGCGATGGGACTCGTCGTCGCGGCCGTGCTCCTCATCCCCGTGGGTGTGCCCGCGGCGGCCACCGTGGCGCTGGACCCGCAGCTCCTCCTGCTTGCGGCGGTCACCGCGGTGCTCTCGTCCGTCATCCCGTACAGCTTCGAGCTCGCGGCGCTCCGTCGGCTCCCGCAGCGGGTGTTCGGGGTGCTGCTGAGCCTCGAGCCGGCGTTCGCGACGCTCGCCGGGTGGCTCATCCTCGGACAGGACGCCACGCCGCTGCGGCTGCTCGCGGTGGCGCTCGTGATCGCGGCGAGCGTCGGGACCACTCTCGGCGTGCGCCGCGACCGGAGGGGCGACGGTGCCGCGGGACCGTTCACCGCTCCGATCCCGCTTCCGGACTGA
- the purU gene encoding formyltetrahydrofolate deformylase, protein MTQPDTARLLIACDDQPGIVAAVAGVLARHGANIISLDQHSTDSEGGRFFQRTVIHLDGLSAARPALEADIAAVAERFGMEWSLHDVARRKRVAIFVSKYDHCLMELLWRTQRGQLDIDITMVVSNHPDLAEAVRSFGVPFVHIPSTDKQAMEERQLDLLRGNVDLVVLARYMQILSDDFITRLEAPVINIHHSFLPAFIGANPYARAKERGVKLIGATAHYATADLDEGPIIEQDVTRVTHSESAAELQSRGADVERLVLARAVQWHAEDRVIVHGRSTVIL, encoded by the coding sequence ATGACCCAGCCCGATACCGCCCGACTGCTGATCGCCTGCGACGACCAGCCCGGCATCGTCGCCGCGGTCGCCGGCGTGCTCGCCCGGCACGGGGCGAACATCATCTCGCTCGACCAGCACTCGACCGACTCCGAGGGTGGCCGATTCTTCCAGCGGACGGTCATCCACCTCGACGGCCTGTCCGCCGCGCGCCCCGCCCTGGAGGCCGACATCGCGGCGGTCGCGGAGCGCTTCGGCATGGAGTGGTCGCTGCACGACGTCGCCCGGCGCAAGCGCGTGGCGATCTTCGTCTCGAAGTACGACCACTGCCTCATGGAGCTGCTCTGGCGCACGCAGCGGGGGCAGCTCGACATCGACATCACCATGGTCGTCTCGAACCACCCCGACCTCGCCGAGGCGGTCCGCTCCTTCGGAGTGCCGTTCGTGCACATCCCCTCGACGGACAAGCAGGCGATGGAGGAGCGTCAGCTCGACCTCCTCCGCGGCAACGTCGATCTCGTCGTGCTCGCCCGGTACATGCAGATCCTCAGCGACGACTTCATCACGCGCCTCGAAGCCCCGGTCATCAACATCCACCACTCGTTCCTGCCCGCCTTCATCGGCGCGAACCCCTACGCCAGGGCGAAGGAGCGCGGCGTGAAGCTGATCGGTGCCACGGCGCACTACGCCACAGCCGACCTCGACGAGGGGCCGATCATCGAGCAGGACGTCACGCGGGTCACGCACTCCGAGTCCGCGGCCGAGCTGCAGAGCCGGGGCGCCGACGTCGAGCGTCTGGTGCTCGCCCGTGCCGTGCAGTGGCATGCCGAGGACCGCGTGATCGTGCACGGCCGCTCGACCGTCATCCTGTAG
- a CDS encoding cation:proton antiporter, with amino-acid sequence MDASDVGLVLIPLLAVAAPLLARGVRPLVRVPIVVFELVLGILVGPAVLGWVEPGPLLEKLSDFGLAVLFFVAGSEIDFRQVAGKPLARASLGWLLSVLLGIGLGFFFAPGEGMVVIGIALSSTALGTLMPILRDAKELDTPFGRAISTIGAVGEFLPLIAISIFLSTRTTPLATAVLLTFVVLAGLAVLVAHRVPHGRLHGIVRATLHTSDQFGVRFVILLIAALVGLSVMLDLDMLLGAFVAGAIWRIIMARAPEKDAAEVESKIEGLAFGFLVPVFFLYTGVTFDLQALLTSPSAMSLVPVFLLALLVIRGSAAQLSAPAGASGRDRAALGLLAATGLPIIVAVTAIGVDQDMLDSGTAAALVGAGMLSVLLYPLIGMTLRGDRAQVAGPRLADQTTLGEL; translated from the coding sequence GTGGATGCGAGCGACGTCGGACTGGTGCTGATCCCGCTGCTGGCGGTGGCCGCACCGCTTCTCGCACGCGGCGTCCGTCCGCTCGTCCGGGTGCCGATCGTCGTGTTCGAGCTCGTCCTCGGGATCCTCGTCGGTCCTGCGGTGCTCGGCTGGGTGGAGCCAGGGCCCCTCCTGGAGAAGCTCAGCGACTTCGGCCTGGCCGTGCTGTTCTTCGTCGCCGGCTCCGAGATCGACTTCCGCCAAGTGGCCGGGAAGCCCCTGGCCCGGGCGTCGCTGGGCTGGCTGCTCAGCGTGCTGCTGGGCATCGGGCTCGGATTCTTCTTCGCCCCGGGCGAGGGCATGGTCGTCATCGGGATCGCGTTGAGCTCGACCGCCCTCGGCACGCTGATGCCGATCCTGCGCGATGCGAAGGAGCTGGACACCCCGTTCGGCCGTGCCATCAGCACCATCGGCGCCGTGGGGGAGTTCCTGCCGCTGATCGCGATCTCGATCTTCCTGAGCACCCGGACGACGCCCCTGGCCACGGCGGTGCTGCTGACTTTCGTCGTGCTCGCGGGACTCGCCGTCCTCGTCGCGCACCGGGTGCCGCACGGGCGCCTGCACGGCATCGTGCGCGCGACCCTCCACACCTCCGACCAGTTCGGGGTGCGCTTCGTGATCCTCCTCATCGCGGCCCTCGTCGGCCTCAGCGTGATGCTCGACCTGGACATGCTCCTCGGCGCCTTCGTCGCGGGGGCCATCTGGCGCATCATCATGGCGCGGGCACCCGAGAAGGACGCGGCCGAGGTCGAGAGCAAGATCGAGGGGCTCGCGTTCGGCTTCCTCGTCCCGGTGTTCTTCCTCTACACGGGCGTGACCTTCGACCTGCAGGCGCTACTGACGTCTCCCTCGGCGATGTCCCTGGTGCCGGTGTTCCTGCTGGCGCTCCTGGTGATCCGCGGGTCGGCCGCTCAGCTCTCCGCCCCGGCGGGCGCGAGCGGACGCGACCGTGCCGCCCTCGGCCTGCTCGCGGCCACCGGGCTGCCGATCATCGTCGCGGTCACCGCGATCGGCGTGGATCAGGACATGCTCGACTCCGGGACCGCGGCCGCGCTCGTCGGGGCGGGCATGCTGTCGGTGCTCCTGTACCCGCTGATCGGGATGACGCTGCGGGGCGATCGTGCGCAGGTCGCCGGCCCGCGCCTCGCCGACCAGACCACGCTGGGGGAGCTGTGA
- a CDS encoding substrate-binding domain-containing protein codes for MAHQGRRPAKGSGKGSPAHRGRAAGGGSRQGKPAPRRSPRAEKVVFDAPTATPEEPRTFRLGAVPGATPGKWIDTWKRRLPHVALELVAIEVAGQREALDDLDAALVRLPLDDDALHVIPLYDEVPVVVASTDSHLLAADELTTADLDGEVLFSLSDDVLGPVELPGTIPARVGPLSTGDAIATAATGVGVVVVPMSLARLHHRKDADYRVLADGPVSTVALAWPRDRTTPDVETFVGIVRGRTANSSR; via the coding sequence ATGGCGCACCAGGGACGACGACCCGCGAAAGGCTCCGGCAAGGGCTCACCCGCCCACCGGGGCCGTGCCGCGGGCGGCGGCTCACGCCAGGGGAAGCCGGCTCCGCGCCGCTCACCCCGCGCCGAGAAGGTCGTGTTCGACGCTCCGACCGCCACACCCGAGGAGCCGCGGACGTTCCGCCTCGGCGCCGTGCCCGGAGCGACGCCGGGCAAGTGGATCGACACGTGGAAGCGGCGCCTGCCCCACGTGGCCCTCGAGCTCGTCGCGATCGAGGTCGCCGGGCAGCGAGAGGCGCTCGATGATCTCGACGCCGCCCTCGTGCGCCTCCCGCTGGACGACGACGCCCTGCACGTCATCCCGCTGTACGACGAGGTCCCCGTCGTCGTGGCCTCGACCGATTCGCACCTGCTCGCGGCGGACGAGCTGACGACCGCCGACCTCGACGGCGAGGTGCTGTTCTCCCTGTCCGACGACGTGCTCGGGCCGGTCGAGCTGCCGGGCACCATCCCTGCACGCGTCGGACCCCTGTCGACAGGCGACGCGATCGCCACGGCGGCGACCGGTGTGGGCGTCGTCGTCGTCCCGATGTCACTGGCCCGACTGCACCACCGGAAGGACGCCGACTATCGGGTCCTCGCCGACGGCCCGGTCTCGACCGTGGCCCTCGCCTGGCCGCGCGACCGAACCACGCCTGACGTCGAGACCTTCGTCGGGATCGTCCGAGGACGCACCGCGAACTCGTCCCGCTAA
- a CDS encoding FHA domain-containing protein, translated as MTDRHIDDRPEEGYTPGTTHAERGAGNPRLRVRRDDERTEFALDMEEVRIGSAAGNELRLADTEPVHATVVHDDRDEYVVTLHADGEMNSNPDADATHPGERTETLRTGSRFTVGPWELVFAREEFADHGRPFGGRLGGEFSDQPLQEARPGYDADDERLSQADVNDELSQSDSKAD; from the coding sequence ATGACTGACCGCCACATCGACGACCGTCCCGAGGAGGGCTACACGCCCGGCACCACCCACGCCGAGCGCGGCGCGGGCAACCCGCGACTGCGCGTGCGGCGCGACGACGAGCGCACGGAGTTCGCGCTCGACATGGAGGAGGTGCGCATCGGTTCCGCCGCAGGGAACGAGCTGCGCCTCGCCGACACCGAGCCCGTGCACGCGACGGTCGTGCACGACGACCGCGACGAGTACGTGGTGACCCTGCACGCCGACGGCGAGATGAACTCCAACCCCGACGCGGACGCCACCCACCCCGGCGAGCGCACCGAGACGCTGCGCACCGGATCCCGCTTCACGGTGGGCCCGTGGGAGCTGGTCTTCGCCCGCGAGGAGTTCGCCGACCACGGCCGGCCCTTCGGCGGACGCCTCGGTGGTGAGTTCTCCGACCAGCCGCTGCAGGAGGCGCGTCCGGGCTACGACGCCGACGACGAGCGGCTCTCGCAGGCCGACGTCAACGACGAGCTCTCCCAATCGGACTCCAAGGCCGACTGA
- a CDS encoding DUF6412 domain-containing protein translates to MSEWFGQMLGFVAAAIGLVTMPDAAALGLAIALLAVTVLTLALVLSVRHQASADAPHPLRAIDVGTLLPQSDPDAAGHPRPRAPGVATAA, encoded by the coding sequence ATGAGCGAGTGGTTCGGGCAGATGCTCGGCTTCGTCGCGGCCGCGATCGGCCTTGTGACGATGCCGGATGCCGCCGCGCTCGGGCTCGCGATCGCGCTGCTCGCCGTCACCGTCCTCACGCTCGCGCTCGTGCTGAGCGTGCGCCACCAGGCCTCCGCCGATGCCCCGCACCCGCTGCGGGCGATCGATGTCGGAACGCTCCTCCCGCAGAGCGATCCGGATGCCGCCGGGCACCCTCGTCCGCGAGCGCCGGGAGTCGCGACCGCCGCGTAG
- a CDS encoding glutamine amidotransferase-related protein: MASLLYVCVRPETGAADAEHASFRRALGVDVVDRLDLLHEPLTEAHLDRYRGVVVGGSPFNVTDVEKTPVQRRVEADLETLARAAREQRIAAFFTCFSIGVLTRLLGGEVVTTMPEAASATVIDTTPEGAVDPVFGPSGPALTVFTAHKESAATTPPGAVLLATNATCPVQAYRVGTHLYAAQFHPEPTPRDFADRMTFYRTTGYFDPAQFDAVQQEVLAASVTEGAALLRRFAELFG; encoded by the coding sequence ATGGCCTCGCTTCTCTACGTCTGCGTGCGACCCGAGACCGGGGCGGCGGATGCCGAGCACGCCTCGTTCCGGCGGGCACTCGGAGTCGACGTGGTCGACCGTCTCGATCTGCTGCACGAGCCGCTGACCGAAGCCCACCTCGACCGCTACCGCGGCGTCGTCGTCGGCGGCTCTCCGTTCAACGTCACCGACGTCGAGAAGACCCCGGTGCAGCGCCGCGTGGAGGCCGATCTGGAGACGCTCGCCCGCGCCGCACGGGAACAGCGGATCGCCGCCTTCTTCACGTGCTTCAGCATCGGGGTGCTCACCCGCCTCCTCGGCGGCGAGGTCGTGACGACCATGCCGGAGGCGGCGAGCGCGACCGTCATCGACACGACGCCGGAGGGCGCCGTCGATCCCGTGTTCGGCCCGTCCGGTCCGGCACTCACCGTCTTCACCGCGCACAAGGAGAGCGCCGCCACGACTCCGCCGGGAGCCGTGCTGCTCGCCACCAACGCGACCTGCCCCGTGCAGGCCTACCGGGTGGGGACGCACCTGTACGCCGCGCAGTTCCATCCCGAGCCGACGCCGCGCGACTTCGCCGACCGGATGACGTTCTACCGCACGACGGGGTACTTCGATCCGGCCCAGTTCGACGCGGTGCAGCAGGAGGTCCTCGCGGCCTCGGTCACCGAGGGCGCCGCCCTGCTCCGCCGCTTCGCCGAGCTGTTCGGCTGA